In Cydia splendana chromosome 26, ilCydSple1.2, whole genome shotgun sequence, the following are encoded in one genomic region:
- the LOC134803319 gene encoding nucleolar protein dao-5-like isoform X1, producing MSDMEEPPMKVLKMDVAPSSLDSTMEGQEEGQEEWLSEGVLTDDDYMAANSSQEQQPDVNTTAESSQNLDPESVQPESHEANITMEQNIEETLNNMETSKPSQEPDAKEPESQEPHEELETAMQQDIEDTLNNFERVATSKDEFNDLLKKDPKESEPSHSEHSDDGHNTDELLRMLGEDDGKKKKVLTTIREKNARRAARSSEDDYFLEGAKVTKLKVAKNAIIRTQPMKAEPEDFSDRDSDMSDDEESTVKRMFTSKPRPIAGRALKSSSFTRVKTEKPKPTPVKQYTNTSKNKSLLKPKAEHPEIINEEEFLEDDDFDLDEDVGEEWRHDDEDVTATKSQPIRRPERMDEEIPSDDDSHSEDDSLYDVMPSSDSEDMDDWFSLDIRAERAGDYLPWLGDKAHKLLTEEKHRVSSRLAALRQSVTALQSSGRVQTDQIKVATEALHELDAMLAAS from the exons ATGTCAGATATGGAGGAACCACCAATGAAAGTATTAAAAATGGAT GTAGCACCATCGTCTCTGGACTCGACCATGGAGGGTCAGGAGGAGGGGCAGGAGGAGTGGCTGAGTGAGGGGGTCCTCACGGATGATGATTATATGGCGGCTAAT TCAAGCCAAGAGCAACAACCGGATGTCAACACCACTGCTGAGTCGTCTCAAAACCTGGATCCAGAATCCGTACAGCCGGAGTCACATGAAGCAAACATTACTATGGAACAGAACATTGAAGAAACACTTAACAACATGGAGACTAGTAAG CCAAGTCAAGAGCCCGACGCTAAAGAGCCAGAGAGCCAAGAGCCGCATGAAGAGCTGGAAACTGCCATGCAGCAAGACATAGAAGACACATTGAACAATTTTGAAAGAGTCGCTACTTCTAAg GATGAGTTCAACGATCTGCTGAAGAAGGACCCCAAAGAGAGCGAGCCCTCGCACTCGGAGCACAGCGATGACGGCCACAACACAGATGAGCTGTTG CGCATGCTGGGCGAAGACGACGGGAAGAAGAAAAAAGTGTTGACAACCATTCGCGAAAAGAACGCGCGCCGCGCCGCACGCTCTAGCGAAGACGACTACTTTCTAGAG GGTGCGAAAGTGACCAAGTTGAAAGTGGCCAAGAACGCCATCATACGGACACAGCCGATGAAGGCCGAGCCCGAGGACTTCAGCGACAGGGACAGCGATATG TCCGACGACGAAGAAAGCACAGTGAAGAGAATGTTTACTTCCAAGCCCCGCCCGATCGCAGGACGAGCGCTGAAATCGTCGTCATTCACTAGAGTTAAGACTG aGAAACCTAAACCCACCCCAGTGAAGCAGTACACCAACACGAGCAAGAACAAATCCCTTCTCAAACCGAAAGCGGAGCACCCGGAGATCATCAACGAGGAAGAGTTCCTGGAGGACGACGACTTTGACCTTGACGAG GATGTCGGCGAAGAATGGCGACACGACGACGAGGACGTGACGGCAACGAAGTCGCAGCCGATCCGTCGGCCCGAGCGGATGGACGAGGAGATACCGAGCGACGACGACAGCCACTCTGAGGACGACAGCTTGTACGAC GTGATGCCATCTTCAGATTCCGAGGACATGGACGATTGGTTTTCGCTGGACATCCGAGCCGAGCGCGCGGGCGACTATTTACCTTGGCTGG GTGACAAAGCGCACAAACTCCTAACCGAGGAGAAGCACCGCGTGTCGTCCCGCCTCGCCGCCCTGCGCCAGAGCGTGACAGCACTACAGAGCAGCGGCCGCGTGCAAACCGACCAGATCAAGGTCGCCACCGAGGCGCTGCACGAGCTCGACGCTATGTTAGCTGCCTCCTGA
- the LOC134803319 gene encoding nucleolar protein dao-5-like isoform X2 has protein sequence MSDMEEPPMKVLKMDVAPSSLDSTMEGQEEGQEEWLSEGVLTDDDYMAANPSQEPDAKEPESQEPHEELETAMQQDIEDTLNNFERVATSKDEFNDLLKKDPKESEPSHSEHSDDGHNTDELLRMLGEDDGKKKKVLTTIREKNARRAARSSEDDYFLEGAKVTKLKVAKNAIIRTQPMKAEPEDFSDRDSDMSDDEESTVKRMFTSKPRPIAGRALKSSSFTRVKTEKPKPTPVKQYTNTSKNKSLLKPKAEHPEIINEEEFLEDDDFDLDEDVGEEWRHDDEDVTATKSQPIRRPERMDEEIPSDDDSHSEDDSLYDVMPSSDSEDMDDWFSLDIRAERAGDYLPWLGDKAHKLLTEEKHRVSSRLAALRQSVTALQSSGRVQTDQIKVATEALHELDAMLAAS, from the exons ATGTCAGATATGGAGGAACCACCAATGAAAGTATTAAAAATGGAT GTAGCACCATCGTCTCTGGACTCGACCATGGAGGGTCAGGAGGAGGGGCAGGAGGAGTGGCTGAGTGAGGGGGTCCTCACGGATGATGATTATATGGCGGCTAAT CCAAGTCAAGAGCCCGACGCTAAAGAGCCAGAGAGCCAAGAGCCGCATGAAGAGCTGGAAACTGCCATGCAGCAAGACATAGAAGACACATTGAACAATTTTGAAAGAGTCGCTACTTCTAAg GATGAGTTCAACGATCTGCTGAAGAAGGACCCCAAAGAGAGCGAGCCCTCGCACTCGGAGCACAGCGATGACGGCCACAACACAGATGAGCTGTTG CGCATGCTGGGCGAAGACGACGGGAAGAAGAAAAAAGTGTTGACAACCATTCGCGAAAAGAACGCGCGCCGCGCCGCACGCTCTAGCGAAGACGACTACTTTCTAGAG GGTGCGAAAGTGACCAAGTTGAAAGTGGCCAAGAACGCCATCATACGGACACAGCCGATGAAGGCCGAGCCCGAGGACTTCAGCGACAGGGACAGCGATATG TCCGACGACGAAGAAAGCACAGTGAAGAGAATGTTTACTTCCAAGCCCCGCCCGATCGCAGGACGAGCGCTGAAATCGTCGTCATTCACTAGAGTTAAGACTG aGAAACCTAAACCCACCCCAGTGAAGCAGTACACCAACACGAGCAAGAACAAATCCCTTCTCAAACCGAAAGCGGAGCACCCGGAGATCATCAACGAGGAAGAGTTCCTGGAGGACGACGACTTTGACCTTGACGAG GATGTCGGCGAAGAATGGCGACACGACGACGAGGACGTGACGGCAACGAAGTCGCAGCCGATCCGTCGGCCCGAGCGGATGGACGAGGAGATACCGAGCGACGACGACAGCCACTCTGAGGACGACAGCTTGTACGAC GTGATGCCATCTTCAGATTCCGAGGACATGGACGATTGGTTTTCGCTGGACATCCGAGCCGAGCGCGCGGGCGACTATTTACCTTGGCTGG GTGACAAAGCGCACAAACTCCTAACCGAGGAGAAGCACCGCGTGTCGTCCCGCCTCGCCGCCCTGCGCCAGAGCGTGACAGCACTACAGAGCAGCGGCCGCGTGCAAACCGACCAGATCAAGGTCGCCACCGAGGCGCTGCACGAGCTCGACGCTATGTTAGCTGCCTCCTGA